One part of the Sphingobium yanoikuyae genome encodes these proteins:
- a CDS encoding M14 family metallopeptidase, with amino-acid sequence MSKTMTRLLGAAAFCVAGTAIAQPPTEAPLPGLPASVLPPTLPWSGASEKLVVGKDDPWITPAEQAGFSITPRYAEVTAWLKRLDAASPLISLETFGRTGEGRDMLLVRASKGGPGKPVVLVQAGIHAGEIDGKDAGLMLLRDIALRGKDSLLDKVDLVFVPVYNIDGHEKMSRWNFPALRGPAEKGYVGNSRNINLNRDYAKADAPESRAMIGLLRRLDPILYVDCHVSDGFDMQYDITFTYAGWGRYAYHRATADWLQGRFGPSVTAALEKAGHVPTIYPSPIDTREPTKGIRQAPEGPRYSTGYGDFIGVPTVLVENHMMKPYRQRVLGTYVLLEAALKLAGQDAGAIAQAKASDRASRPAEMLTRWKPAAQPIGWVERFKGIAFDTYVSPASGRREQKWLGRPVDWRMPIIGQEPVETVRLPRAWWIPAGQAEVIDRLTLHGIRYEVLDAPRTLTLDRARLVDPQSMPVRDARIPLDTKLRHEAVTETLPVGTVRVQADQPLGLLAAALLEPESQDSFLAWGFFPEILAAPSGAEDFVRAPIAEALLAADAQLRAEFEAKLAADATFAADGDARLDWLSARLPDRSPYHHLYPVLREN; translated from the coding sequence ATGAGCAAGACGATGACGCGCCTTCTGGGCGCCGCCGCTTTCTGTGTCGCGGGCACCGCCATCGCGCAGCCGCCGACTGAGGCGCCGCTGCCGGGGCTGCCCGCTTCGGTGCTACCGCCAACGCTGCCCTGGTCCGGCGCCAGCGAGAAGCTGGTCGTCGGCAAGGATGATCCCTGGATCACGCCGGCCGAGCAGGCAGGTTTTTCCATCACGCCGCGCTATGCCGAGGTTACGGCGTGGTTGAAGCGCTTGGACGCCGCTTCGCCCCTCATCAGCCTCGAAACCTTCGGCCGCACCGGCGAAGGGCGCGACATGCTGCTCGTCCGCGCCAGCAAGGGCGGGCCAGGCAAGCCGGTCGTGTTGGTGCAGGCGGGCATCCATGCGGGCGAGATTGACGGCAAGGATGCCGGCCTGATGCTGCTGCGCGACATCGCGCTGCGCGGCAAGGACAGCCTGCTCGACAAGGTCGATCTGGTGTTCGTGCCGGTCTATAATATCGACGGGCATGAGAAGATGAGCCGCTGGAACTTCCCGGCGCTGCGCGGCCCGGCGGAGAAGGGCTATGTCGGCAATAGCCGCAACATCAACCTGAACCGCGACTATGCAAAAGCGGACGCGCCCGAAAGCCGGGCGATGATCGGCCTGCTGCGCCGGCTGGACCCGATCCTCTATGTCGATTGCCATGTCAGCGACGGTTTCGACATGCAATATGACATCACATTCACCTATGCCGGCTGGGGCCGCTATGCCTATCATCGCGCCACCGCCGACTGGCTGCAGGGCCGTTTCGGACCGAGCGTGACGGCGGCGCTGGAAAAGGCCGGGCATGTCCCCACCATCTATCCCAGCCCGATCGATACCCGCGAGCCGACCAAGGGTATTCGCCAGGCGCCCGAAGGACCGCGCTATTCGACCGGCTATGGCGATTTCATCGGCGTTCCGACCGTGCTGGTCGAAAACCATATGATGAAGCCCTATCGCCAGCGGGTGCTGGGCACCTATGTCCTGCTGGAGGCGGCGCTTAAACTGGCCGGACAGGATGCCGGAGCGATTGCGCAGGCGAAGGCCAGCGACCGGGCATCGCGCCCCGCCGAAATGCTGACCCGGTGGAAACCCGCTGCGCAGCCGATCGGCTGGGTCGAACGGTTCAAGGGCATCGCCTTCGACACCTATGTCTCACCAGCGAGCGGACGCAGGGAACAGAAATGGCTGGGTCGCCCCGTCGACTGGCGGATGCCGATCATCGGCCAGGAACCGGTCGAGACGGTGCGCCTGCCGAGGGCCTGGTGGATACCGGCCGGGCAGGCTGAGGTAATCGACCGGCTGACGCTGCACGGCATCCGCTATGAGGTGCTGGACGCGCCGCGCACGCTGACGCTCGATCGGGCGCGGCTGGTCGACCCACAATCGATGCCGGTGCGCGACGCGCGTATCCCGCTGGACACGAAGTTGCGGCACGAAGCCGTGACCGAAACGCTGCCCGTCGGTACGGTGCGGGTGCAGGCCGACCAGCCGCTCGGCCTGCTGGCGGCCGCGCTGCTGGAGCCGGAAAGCCAGGACAGTTTCCTTGCCTGGGGCTTCTTCCCGGAGATATTGGCGGCGCCTTCCGGGGCAGAGGATTTTGTCCGGGCGCCGATCGCCGAGGCGCTGCTGGCCGCTGATGCGCAGCTTCGCGCAGAGTTCGAGGCGAAACTGGCCGCTGATGCTACATTTGCGGCCGATGGCGACGCGCGGCTCGACTGGCTGTCGGCCCGGCTGCCCGATCGCAGCCCCTATCATCATCTCTATCCTGTGCTCAGGGAGAATTGA
- a CDS encoding sigma-54-dependent transcriptional regulator: MTDMPPRPIALVDDDDDLRAAMAQTLTLAGHDVRAFARAADALTAIDADFPGVVVSDVRMPHMSGIDLFRALHARDAELPVILVTGHGDVPMAVDALKAGAWDFLTKPFDPDALLASVARASEKRLLVIENRRLRAMVDTAVASPLIGHSPAIERLRDMVATLADTNIDILVEGETGTGKELVARMIHQRSRRASAQFVSIACAAVPDTIAETSLHGESLAGRAPLEGRLARAHQGTLFLDDVDQSGPALQAHLIQFLEDRLVRPVGAREPQPVDLRVIGCMTQQGQAATIQPALLYRLAAVRLHIPPLRERREDIPLIFAHLLDAAARRFRRAVPPVSRAVLAHLLDHDWPGNVHELGRLAERLALGLEQEPVADGATLPLDARMDAFERMAIIEAIQATGGDMGQAIERLGLPRKTFYYRVRRLGIDLRKLRGLDG, encoded by the coding sequence ATGACCGACATGCCCCCGCGTCCGATCGCCCTGGTCGACGATGATGATGATTTGCGCGCCGCCATGGCGCAGACGCTGACGCTGGCAGGCCATGATGTTCGCGCCTTCGCCCGCGCTGCCGATGCGCTGACGGCGATCGATGCGGACTTTCCCGGCGTGGTGGTCAGCGACGTCCGGATGCCGCATATGTCGGGCATCGACCTGTTCCGGGCGCTCCATGCCCGCGACGCGGAACTGCCGGTGATCCTGGTCACCGGCCATGGCGATGTGCCGATGGCGGTGGATGCGCTCAAGGCCGGCGCCTGGGACTTCCTGACCAAGCCCTTTGATCCCGACGCGTTGCTGGCGTCGGTCGCGCGGGCGAGCGAGAAAAGGCTGCTAGTGATCGAGAATCGTCGCCTGCGCGCAATGGTCGATACCGCCGTCGCCTCCCCGCTGATTGGTCATTCCCCGGCGATCGAGCGGCTGCGCGACATGGTGGCGACATTGGCCGACACCAATATCGACATATTGGTCGAGGGCGAGACCGGCACCGGCAAGGAACTGGTCGCGCGCATGATCCATCAGCGCAGCCGCCGCGCCAGCGCCCAGTTCGTCAGCATCGCCTGCGCCGCCGTGCCCGATACGATCGCCGAGACCAGCCTGCATGGCGAAAGCCTGGCCGGACGCGCGCCGCTCGAAGGCCGGCTGGCCCGCGCGCATCAGGGCACCTTGTTCCTCGACGATGTCGACCAGTCCGGCCCGGCGCTCCAGGCGCATCTGATCCAGTTTCTGGAGGATCGACTGGTCCGCCCGGTCGGCGCGCGCGAACCCCAGCCGGTGGACCTGCGCGTGATCGGCTGCATGACGCAGCAGGGCCAGGCGGCGACGATCCAGCCGGCCCTGCTCTATCGGCTGGCGGCGGTGCGGCTGCACATCCCGCCGCTGCGCGAACGGCGCGAGGATATTCCGCTGATCTTCGCCCATCTGCTCGATGCCGCCGCCCGTCGCTTTCGCCGCGCGGTGCCGCCGGTCAGCCGCGCGGTGCTGGCCCATCTGCTGGACCATGACTGGCCCGGCAACGTCCATGAACTGGGGCGGCTGGCCGAACGGCTGGCACTGGGTCTGGAGCAGGAACCGGTTGCCGATGGCGCGACGCTGCCGCTCGACGCGCGCATGGATGCGTTCGAGCGCATGGCGATCATCGAGGCGATCCAGGCGACCGGTGGCGACATGGGCCAGGCCATCGAGCGCCTCGGCCTGCCGCGCAAGACCTTCTATTATCGGGTCCGGCGGCTGGGCATCGACCTGCGGAAGCTGCGCGGGCTGGATGGATAG
- a CDS encoding ABC transporter permease — protein sequence MSAITLIARDELRLMRRNRVAVIAFALLVLLTLAAALISWSHQSGIAETRARFQAQAAEAFEAQPDRHPHRMVHFGNFIFRPLPPLAAFDPGVDAFTGNSIFLEGHRQNSANFGDVRQSSLLVRFGQLTPAFVLQVIAPLLLIFLGYGTVARERERGTLRQMLVQGVSARALVMGKLLALAMVAALVGLPALIAFLLIAGQPGALAGPMAVIALGYGAYLALWSIIVILVSALVRRGRDALLALLALWAVLVILLPRVAPDIAAQAHGLPTRLETDIAIQQDLHRLGDAHNPDDPFFNAFKQKVLRRYGVDKVEDLPVNYNGLLAVEGEKLTSRLFDTYADRSFATQQAQSRLTDGFGIISPAIALRRLSMAAAGTDLAGHRRFLAQAESYRYTMVQHLNQLQADAVSYADDKAKDAGADQRKRISADHWQAIPQFRFIAPTAGDLVTASLPGLGLLLAWLALALLALLPVARHLQKARP from the coding sequence ATGAGCGCCATCACCCTGATCGCGCGCGACGAATTGCGGCTGATGCGGCGAAACCGCGTCGCCGTCATCGCCTTCGCGCTACTCGTCCTGCTGACGCTCGCCGCCGCCCTCATCAGTTGGTCGCACCAGAGCGGCATCGCCGAAACCCGCGCCCGGTTCCAGGCCCAGGCCGCCGAGGCGTTCGAGGCGCAGCCCGACCGCCACCCCCATCGCATGGTCCATTTCGGCAATTTCATCTTCCGCCCGCTGCCACCGCTCGCCGCCTTCGATCCCGGCGTCGATGCGTTCACCGGCAACAGCATCTTCCTGGAAGGGCATCGCCAGAACAGCGCCAATTTCGGCGATGTCCGCCAATCCTCGCTGCTGGTCCGCTTCGGCCAGCTCACCCCGGCCTTCGTACTGCAGGTGATTGCGCCGCTGCTGCTGATCTTCCTTGGCTATGGCACGGTCGCGCGCGAACGCGAACGCGGCACGCTGCGCCAGATGCTGGTGCAGGGTGTGTCCGCCCGCGCGCTCGTCATGGGCAAGCTGCTGGCGCTGGCCATGGTCGCCGCGCTGGTCGGCCTGCCCGCGCTCATCGCCTTCCTGCTGATTGCTGGGCAACCGGGCGCGCTGGCCGGGCCGATGGCGGTGATCGCACTTGGCTATGGCGCCTATCTGGCGCTCTGGTCGATCATCGTCATCCTCGTCTCCGCGCTGGTAAGGCGCGGGCGCGACGCACTGCTCGCGCTGCTCGCGCTCTGGGCGGTGCTGGTCATCCTGCTGCCGCGCGTGGCACCCGACATCGCGGCGCAGGCCCATGGCCTGCCCACCCGCCTGGAAACCGACATCGCCATCCAGCAGGATCTGCATCGCCTTGGCGACGCGCATAATCCCGACGATCCCTTCTTCAACGCCTTCAAGCAGAAGGTGCTGCGCCGCTATGGCGTCGACAAGGTGGAGGATCTGCCGGTCAATTATAACGGTCTGCTCGCGGTAGAGGGCGAAAAGCTGACATCGCGCCTGTTCGACACCTATGCCGATCGCAGCTTCGCGACCCAGCAGGCGCAGAGCCGGCTGACCGATGGCTTCGGCATCATCAGCCCAGCCATCGCGCTGCGTCGCTTGTCGATGGCGGCGGCGGGCACCGATCTGGCCGGCCATCGCCGCTTCCTCGCCCAGGCCGAATCCTATCGCTACACCATGGTCCAGCATCTGAACCAGTTGCAGGCCGATGCCGTCAGCTATGCCGATGACAAGGCCAAGGATGCCGGCGCCGACCAGCGCAAGCGCATCTCCGCCGACCATTGGCAGGCAATCCCGCAATTCCGCTTCATCGCGCCGACCGCCGGCGACCTGGTGACGGCCAGCCTGCCCGGCCTGGGCCTGCTGCTCGCCTGGCTGGCACTCGCGCTGCTGGCGCTGCTGCCCGTCGCCCGCCATCTTCAGAAAGCCCGCCCATGA
- a CDS encoding TonB-dependent receptor, translated as MQFQFLAGCALAVLGVSTAAHAQTASDDAADGYHQAARSDIIVTGILPTRRQDMLSSVAVVEGKDLTQAIRPSIGETLEHQPGVSATSFGPSASRPVLRGLQGERVKMLTNSLSTVDVSNTSVDHAVVVNPLLAERIEVLRGPQSLLYGSSAIGGVVNVIDKRIPTAIPDEPVHVDAIGTYGSAADERSGAASVDVPLSGGWVAHADGSYLKNDDVRIGGHALTPALRDQALASSLLPADDSEEAIDFAGNAAVKGKLPNSAAKTWTAGGGIAYIGDTGNIGISYDHYDSLYGVPIRFATQPGDEQEAPRLSMKQDSVNLRAEVNGDGNVLDKVSLRLGYADYTHAELEEDGSVGTAFFSKGMEARLELTQAKHGAWRGATGVQLFNRDFNVIGEEAFLPKNSTTQVGVFTLQQLDYGALKFELGGRYEHTSLTANPLEDQEQFFTGQRSFDAFSGSVGASYGLTDSWRIGLNLSHTERAPAAEELFANGPHAGTQAYEVGNPDFNLEKANSVEAILRGSGDNYSFEASAYHTWFSNFIYEDLTGEEEDGLPVYAFNQADARYYGFEVQGSLTLAKLGDGKIVADGLADYVHANVKSVGPAPRIPPLRLLGGLAYQATKFDLRGEVERVSKQDRVAEFETTTPGYTMVNAELNVRPWGKERPLSFALSANNIFDVVARRASSFLKDYAPLTGRDIRVTARVSF; from the coding sequence ATGCAATTCCAGTTTCTCGCCGGCTGCGCGCTTGCCGTTCTCGGCGTTTCGACAGCCGCCCATGCGCAAACCGCATCGGATGACGCCGCCGACGGCTATCATCAGGCGGCCCGTTCCGACATCATCGTCACCGGCATATTGCCGACCCGTCGCCAGGACATGCTGTCCAGTGTCGCCGTGGTCGAAGGCAAGGATCTGACCCAGGCGATCCGCCCGTCGATCGGCGAGACGCTGGAACATCAGCCGGGCGTATCCGCCACCTCCTTCGGCCCCAGCGCCTCGCGCCCGGTCCTGCGCGGCCTGCAGGGCGAACGCGTCAAGATGCTGACCAACAGCCTGTCGACCGTCGACGTGTCCAACACCTCGGTCGATCATGCGGTCGTCGTCAATCCGCTGCTTGCCGAACGGATCGAGGTGCTGCGCGGGCCGCAGTCGCTGCTCTACGGATCGTCGGCGATCGGCGGCGTCGTCAACGTCATCGACAAGCGTATCCCCACGGCCATCCCGGATGAGCCGGTCCATGTCGATGCGATCGGCACCTATGGCTCGGCCGCGGACGAGCGTTCGGGCGCGGCCTCGGTCGACGTGCCGCTATCGGGCGGCTGGGTCGCCCATGCCGATGGCAGCTATCTCAAGAACGACGATGTCCGCATCGGCGGCCATGCCCTCACCCCTGCCCTGCGCGATCAGGCGCTGGCATCGAGCCTGCTCCCCGCCGACGACAGCGAGGAAGCGATCGACTTCGCCGGCAATGCCGCGGTCAAGGGCAAGCTGCCCAATTCGGCGGCCAAGACCTGGACCGCCGGCGGTGGCATCGCCTATATCGGCGACACCGGCAATATCGGCATTTCCTACGACCATTATGACAGCCTCTATGGCGTGCCGATCCGCTTCGCGACCCAGCCGGGCGACGAACAGGAAGCCCCGCGCCTCAGCATGAAGCAGGACAGCGTCAACCTGCGCGCCGAAGTGAATGGCGACGGCAATGTACTGGACAAGGTTTCGCTGCGCCTGGGCTATGCGGACTATACCCATGCCGAACTGGAGGAAGATGGCTCGGTCGGCACCGCCTTCTTCAGCAAGGGCATGGAAGCCAGGCTGGAACTGACCCAGGCCAAGCATGGCGCCTGGCGCGGCGCGACCGGGGTGCAACTGTTCAATCGCGACTTCAACGTGATCGGCGAGGAAGCCTTCCTGCCGAAGAATTCGACCACGCAGGTCGGCGTCTTCACCCTGCAGCAGCTCGATTATGGCGCGCTCAAGTTCGAGCTGGGTGGCCGCTACGAACATACCAGCCTGACCGCCAATCCGCTGGAGGATCAGGAGCAGTTCTTCACCGGCCAACGCAGCTTCGACGCCTTCTCCGGCTCGGTCGGCGCCTCCTATGGCCTGACCGACAGCTGGCGCATCGGCCTCAATCTGTCGCATACCGAACGCGCGCCGGCGGCTGAAGAATTGTTCGCCAACGGCCCCCATGCCGGCACCCAGGCCTATGAGGTCGGCAATCCCGACTTCAACCTGGAAAAGGCCAACAGCGTCGAAGCGATCCTGCGCGGCAGCGGCGACAATTACAGCTTCGAGGCGTCGGCCTATCACACCTGGTTCTCGAACTTCATCTATGAGGATCTGACCGGCGAGGAAGAAGATGGCCTGCCCGTCTATGCGTTCAACCAGGCGGACGCCCGCTATTATGGCTTCGAGGTGCAAGGATCGCTGACCCTGGCCAAGCTGGGCGACGGCAAGATCGTCGCTGATGGCTTGGCCGACTATGTCCATGCCAATGTGAAGAGCGTCGGGCCGGCGCCGCGCATTCCTCCGCTCCGTCTGCTCGGTGGCCTAGCCTATCAGGCGACCAAGTTCGACCTGCGCGGCGAAGTCGAGCGTGTCAGCAAGCAGGACCGGGTCGCCGAGTTCGAGACCACGACGCCCGGCTACACCATGGTCAATGCCGAGCTGAATGTTCGCCCGTGGGGCAAGGAACGTCCGCTCAGCTTCGCCCTGTCGGCCAACAACATCTTCGATGTGGTCGCTCGCCGGGCCTCGTCCTTCCTCAAGGACTATGCCCCGCTCACTGGCCGCGACATCCGCGTGACCGCGCGGGTCAGCTTCTGA
- a CDS encoding TonB-dependent siderophore receptor, producing MSIQFLPRACAAPVRSRRFHHIARALPLAAVLAWLPAQAQTGDAVHHVPEGEGAITVDGVRQAYRGDFSVKEIPQASTEIDAETLQQNNILRLTDALDMNASVARQNTLGGLWDSFAIRGFAGDENLPSGYLVNGFNAGRGFGGQRDVAGIERVEVLKGPAAALIGRGEPGGTINLVTKQAEIGRTFGSGSLQYGSYDRFRADADANLALTDGITARLIGYYEKGDTFRDYVSQKRWGFLPSIGVALGDRTRLTYDFEWTRVEVPFDRGIVVLNNDFDTVPRSRFLGEPGDGDTVARATGHQLRLDHQFNDDWSLLVGASHRDTLLTGFSSDAEQTASRQKLYVDGHSLSRQRHSRRYDAEHSVIRAEVAGKFETGSLRHRVLIGGDFDQFEYDNYFTRFRPPAVSTNPSDQAGYVIDIDNPVYGQYPLPATSVLTNRLDTQRSFGFYVQDQIELTERLQIRIGGRYDNLTLKVDNRTLPEANRYNSRKYERFSPQAGIVYDLSDPITLYAAYGQGYRANVGADFFNNIFDPETSESIEAGVKLTALGGALTGTLSVYQLTKDNVLASDNNNPGFSVAIGKARSRGIELDVNGHLPGDIDVLLSYAYTDAEAREAVNDPNFATQILPGDRLINIPDHNLNIQVAKHFELAGRGAQLGAGMQYVGERLGETGTDFTLPSHTLFRLFGSVDVIEGVELFGTISNLFDETWYASSYSSVWVQPGTPRTATVGVRARF from the coding sequence ATGTCGATCCAGTTCCTGCCGCGCGCCTGCGCTGCGCCCGTCCGTTCCCGTCGCTTCCATCACATCGCCCGCGCGCTGCCGCTGGCCGCCGTCCTGGCCTGGCTTCCAGCCCAGGCGCAGACCGGCGACGCGGTTCATCATGTGCCGGAGGGCGAGGGTGCCATCACGGTCGACGGCGTGCGCCAGGCCTATCGCGGGGATTTCTCCGTGAAGGAAATTCCCCAGGCGAGCACCGAGATCGACGCGGAGACGCTGCAGCAGAATAATATCCTGCGCCTGACCGACGCGCTGGACATGAATGCCTCGGTCGCGCGCCAGAATACGCTGGGCGGGCTGTGGGACAGTTTCGCCATTCGCGGCTTTGCCGGAGATGAAAATCTGCCGAGCGGCTACCTGGTCAATGGCTTCAACGCCGGGCGCGGCTTTGGCGGCCAGCGCGACGTGGCCGGGATCGAGCGGGTCGAGGTGCTGAAAGGGCCGGCGGCGGCGCTGATCGGGCGCGGCGAGCCGGGCGGCACGATCAACCTCGTCACCAAGCAGGCCGAAATCGGCCGGACCTTCGGCAGCGGATCGCTGCAATATGGCAGCTATGACCGGTTCCGCGCCGACGCCGACGCCAATCTGGCGCTGACCGACGGCATCACCGCGCGGCTGATCGGCTATTATGAGAAGGGCGACACCTTCCGCGACTATGTGTCGCAAAAGCGCTGGGGCTTCCTGCCCTCGATCGGCGTTGCGCTGGGCGATCGGACGCGCCTGACCTATGATTTCGAATGGACCCGCGTGGAAGTCCCGTTTGATCGCGGCATCGTCGTCCTGAACAATGATTTCGACACCGTGCCGCGCTCGCGCTTCTTGGGCGAGCCGGGCGATGGCGACACGGTGGCGCGCGCCACCGGCCACCAGTTGCGGCTCGACCATCAGTTCAATGATGACTGGAGCCTGCTGGTCGGGGCCAGCCATCGCGACACGCTGCTGACCGGTTTTTCGTCCGACGCGGAGCAGACCGCGTCGCGTCAGAAACTCTATGTCGACGGCCATTCCCTGTCGCGCCAGCGCCACTCGCGTCGCTATGATGCGGAACATAGCGTGATCCGCGCCGAAGTTGCCGGCAAGTTCGAGACCGGATCGCTGCGCCATCGGGTGCTGATCGGCGGCGATTTCGACCAGTTCGAATATGATAATTATTTCACGCGCTTCCGCCCGCCAGCTGTCAGTACCAACCCCAGTGACCAGGCCGGCTATGTCATCGACATCGACAATCCGGTCTATGGCCAATATCCGCTGCCTGCGACGTCGGTGCTGACAAATCGTCTGGATACCCAGCGCAGCTTTGGCTTCTATGTGCAGGACCAGATCGAACTGACCGAACGGCTCCAGATCCGCATCGGCGGCCGTTATGACAATCTGACGCTGAAGGTCGATAATCGCACCCTTCCGGAGGCCAACCGTTACAACAGCCGCAAATATGAGCGGTTCAGCCCGCAGGCCGGCATCGTCTATGACCTCAGCGATCCGATCACCCTCTATGCCGCTTATGGCCAGGGCTATCGCGCCAATGTCGGCGCGGATTTCTTCAACAATATCTTCGACCCGGAAACGAGTGAGTCGATCGAGGCTGGCGTCAAGCTGACCGCGCTCGGCGGCGCGCTGACCGGCACCCTGTCCGTCTATCAGCTGACTAAGGATAATGTGCTGGCCAGCGACAATAATAATCCCGGCTTTTCCGTTGCGATCGGCAAGGCGCGCAGTCGTGGCATCGAACTGGACGTGAACGGCCATCTGCCCGGCGACATCGATGTCCTGCTGAGCTACGCCTATACCGATGCCGAAGCGCGGGAGGCGGTGAACGATCCCAATTTCGCCACCCAGATCCTGCCGGGGGACAGGCTGATCAACATTCCCGATCACAATCTCAACATCCAGGTTGCCAAGCATTTCGAACTGGCCGGGCGCGGGGCGCAACTGGGCGCGGGCATGCAATATGTCGGCGAACGGCTGGGCGAGACGGGCACGGACTTCACCCTGCCGTCGCACACCCTGTTCCGCCTGTTCGGCAGCGTCGATGTGATCGAGGGTGTCGAGCTGTTCGGGACGATCAGCAACCTGTTTGACGAGACATGGTATGCCAGCAGCTACAGCTCCGTCTGGGTGCAGCCGGGCACGCCGCGCACCGCCACCGTCGGCGTGCGCGCCCGCTTCTGA
- a CDS encoding ABC transporter ATP-binding protein, producing MSLTATGQPIILSDVNLSYGSQPVLRGLTLHVDAGEIYALLGGNGAGKSTTMSTLLGFARPDSGTVLVAGHDPAEQPDKAREQIAYVPENVALYEHLTARENAAYLLALAGRHPALQEIDGAFEATGLQASAWDKRLGGFSKGMRQKVAIAIALLREVPVLLLDEPSSGLDPRATADFNRLVHDVARKGAAVLMVTHDLLSAADIADRIGFLESGRIVDEASAQGTDRFDVRDLHRKFAREAVTA from the coding sequence ATGTCCCTGACCGCCACCGGCCAGCCCATAATATTGTCCGACGTCAACCTGTCCTATGGCAGCCAGCCTGTGCTGCGCGGCCTGACCCTGCATGTCGATGCCGGCGAAATCTATGCGCTGCTCGGCGGCAATGGCGCGGGCAAGTCGACCACCATGTCGACCCTGCTGGGCTTTGCCCGGCCCGACAGCGGCACCGTGCTGGTGGCCGGTCATGACCCGGCGGAGCAGCCCGACAAGGCGCGCGAGCAGATCGCCTATGTCCCCGAGAATGTCGCCCTTTACGAGCATCTGACAGCGCGCGAAAATGCCGCCTATCTGCTGGCACTGGCCGGCCGCCACCCGGCCTTGCAGGAGATTGACGGCGCGTTCGAGGCGACGGGCCTGCAGGCATCGGCCTGGGACAAGCGGCTCGGCGGCTTTTCCAAGGGGATGCGGCAGAAGGTGGCGATCGCCATCGCCCTGCTGCGCGAGGTGCCGGTATTGCTGCTCGACGAACCCTCTTCCGGCCTTGATCCGCGCGCGACCGCCGACTTCAACCGACTGGTCCATGATGTCGCGCGCAAGGGCGCGGCCGTGCTGATGGTTACCCACGACCTGCTGTCGGCCGCCGACATTGCCGACCGGATCGGCTTCCTCGAATCCGGCCGGATCGTCGACGAGGCATCGGCGCAAGGCACGGACCGCTTTGACGTGCGCGACCTGCACCGCAAGTTCGCGCGGGAGGCTGTCACCGCATGA
- a CDS encoding DUF3526 domain-containing protein, with protein MTLLTHELRLLLRSRMALLALLLVALLAIASVAAGMAEVARQRAVIARIQPKQAQDIAAVVQWAGKTQDPGNAAYYSFHATWDAPAPLAFVALGLRDVTPYILRVRALGLEAQLYDGEAFNPELALPGRFDFAFVLVYLTPLFVIALFHDLVSGEREAGRLRMLDALAGSGRHLWARRVLLRGGLLFLALALPVTIGAILSHVKLLPLLAVLGLVALYLAFWIGVTLLVGRLRWSSVTNAATLAGLWLLLTLLLPTIAHVAINRAIPVGQGVELTLAQREAVNRAWDIPREQTMRAFYAGHPEWKDSPPLGHAFHWKWYFAFHQVGDESVAPKATAYRQGIEARDAAARSVGWLLPSVGVQALLARLADTDMQAQLAYQDRIRAFHARLRNYYYAYLFTDKPFGQADFEGAPRFDDM; from the coding sequence ATGACCCTCCTCACCCATGAACTGCGCCTGCTGCTGCGCTCGCGCATGGCGCTGCTGGCGCTGCTGCTGGTCGCCCTGCTCGCCATCGCCTCGGTCGCCGCCGGCATGGCCGAAGTCGCCCGACAGCGCGCCGTCATCGCCCGCATCCAGCCGAAACAGGCACAGGATATCGCGGCCGTCGTGCAATGGGCCGGCAAGACGCAGGATCCCGGCAATGCCGCCTATTACAGCTTCCATGCCACCTGGGATGCGCCCGCGCCGCTCGCCTTCGTGGCGCTCGGCCTGCGGGACGTCACGCCCTACATCCTGCGTGTCCGCGCGCTGGGGCTGGAGGCGCAGCTTTACGATGGCGAGGCGTTCAATCCCGAACTGGCCCTGCCTGGTCGTTTCGATTTCGCCTTCGTGCTCGTCTATCTGACGCCTTTGTTCGTGATTGCCCTGTTCCACGACCTCGTCTCGGGCGAGCGGGAAGCCGGGCGGCTGCGCATGCTCGATGCGCTCGCAGGATCGGGACGGCATCTCTGGGCGCGGCGCGTGCTGCTGCGTGGCGGCCTGCTGTTCCTCGCGCTCGCCCTGCCTGTCACCATCGGCGCAATCCTCTCGCATGTGAAGCTTCTCCCGCTGCTCGCGGTACTCGGCCTGGTCGCCCTCTATCTCGCCTTCTGGATCGGCGTCACGCTGCTGGTAGGGCGGCTGCGCTGGAGTTCGGTCACCAATGCCGCGACGCTCGCCGGCCTGTGGCTGCTGCTCACCCTGCTGCTGCCGACCATCGCCCATGTCGCGATCAATCGCGCCATCCCGGTCGGCCAGGGCGTGGAACTGACGCTCGCCCAGCGCGAGGCGGTCAACCGCGCCTGGGACATTCCCCGCGAACAGACGATGCGGGCCTTCTATGCCGGCCATCCCGAATGGAAGGACAGCCCGCCGTTAGGCCACGCATTCCACTGGAAATGGTATTTCGCCTTCCACCAGGTCGGCGATGAAAGCGTCGCGCCCAAGGCGACTGCCTATCGCCAGGGGATCGAGGCGCGCGACGCCGCCGCCCGTTCGGTCGGCTGGCTGCTGCCCTCAGTCGGCGTACAGGCGCTGCTCGCCCGCCTCGCCGACACCGACATGCAGGCGCAACTGGCCTATCAGGACCGCATCCGCGCCTTCCATGCCAGGTTGCGCAATTATTATTATGCCTATCTTTTCACCGACAAGCCGTTCGGGCAGGCCGATTTCGAAGGCGCCCCGCGCTTCGACGATATGTGA